The proteins below come from a single Leptospiraceae bacterium genomic window:
- a CDS encoding SpoIIE family protein phosphatase, with translation MEMEESYQSGLQAKDNGNYTDAIKLFSQAIKSGLQKEDVFFQRAYCCSLIHKYDLAIRDLDLLIQRTENYLYYYNRGLNYLKLNFLEKSIADFTKSISLNPDYESSFYNRSLVYFRMNDFLQCIEDCNTTINLNQKHSRAFYKRGQAKIKTGDRADALRDLNQCLLIQPDFSDALKERAVLLVESGNSEAAITDLNEALKYNPNDISSKEKIRVLQETSTSFHAEEKDDSINPAFAFHIRGLAKISVGDYEGALEDYNKAIRIDPKNSQFYYYRSLAKYGRSDQAGALDDRKGAFEDQEKALKLNPEDSKAILYKAIIEANIRKNSDFVIPSNQKKLPWIEYYGVCTPAETLSGDFFFIYSDESNPNSISVTIGDVQGKGAKSAMFMSIALQLLDETRKKISEPETILKQINDILVEKTGGLNRRAKNKSLFITAAYASIENNSKCNLQYSIAGHTTPIILRNGDFIPEANLLIKEKMSLNIIKDFSYTSKSFALESGDLLIFYSDGMIEQSNSETNKSFGIDGLKNLILKNQDKPLDQLYQSLIAAIKQFSNKKLPEDDITFVGIRLK, from the coding sequence ATGGAAATGGAAGAAAGCTATCAATCCGGTTTACAAGCAAAGGATAACGGGAATTATACCGATGCAATTAAATTATTCTCTCAGGCTATAAAAAGTGGACTGCAAAAAGAAGATGTGTTTTTTCAACGGGCTTATTGTTGTTCCCTAATTCATAAATACGATTTGGCTATACGGGATCTGGATTTACTCATTCAAAGAACAGAAAATTATCTGTATTATTACAATCGTGGTTTGAATTATCTCAAATTAAATTTTCTAGAAAAGAGTATTGCCGATTTTACTAAAAGCATTTCCCTTAATCCTGATTATGAGAGTTCTTTTTACAATAGAAGTTTGGTTTATTTTAGAATGAATGATTTTCTTCAATGTATAGAAGATTGTAATACTACTATCAACCTAAATCAGAAACACTCACGCGCTTTTTATAAACGAGGGCAGGCAAAAATTAAAACCGGTGACAGAGCTGATGCTTTGCGAGATTTGAATCAATGTCTGTTGATCCAACCTGATTTTTCAGATGCTTTGAAAGAGAGAGCGGTACTTCTTGTAGAGTCAGGAAATTCAGAAGCCGCAATAACAGATTTAAACGAAGCATTAAAATATAATCCAAATGATATTTCCTCGAAAGAAAAAATTAGAGTTTTACAAGAGACTTCTACATCCTTTCATGCAGAAGAAAAAGACGATTCAATCAATCCTGCTTTTGCTTTTCATATTAGAGGTCTTGCAAAAATTTCTGTTGGTGATTATGAAGGAGCTTTAGAGGATTATAACAAAGCAATCCGAATTGATCCAAAGAATTCCCAGTTCTATTATTACCGATCTCTTGCAAAATACGGAAGGTCAGATCAAGCTGGAGCGTTAGACGATAGAAAAGGAGCATTTGAAGATCAGGAAAAAGCATTGAAACTCAATCCTGAAGATTCTAAGGCTATTCTCTATAAGGCGATCATTGAAGCAAATATTCGTAAGAACAGTGACTTTGTAATTCCTTCCAATCAAAAGAAGCTTCCTTGGATCGAATACTATGGAGTATGCACACCAGCAGAAACTTTGTCAGGTGACTTTTTCTTTATTTACTCGGATGAATCAAATCCCAATTCCATTTCTGTGACCATTGGAGATGTGCAAGGTAAAGGGGCTAAGAGTGCAATGTTCATGTCTATCGCATTACAGTTACTGGATGAAACTCGAAAAAAAATATCAGAGCCAGAAACTATTCTAAAACAAATAAATGATATACTCGTTGAAAAAACAGGCGGGTTAAATCGTAGAGCAAAGAATAAGTCTCTCTTTATTACTGCGGCGTATGCATCTATCGAAAATAATTCAAAGTGTAATTTACAGTATTCCATTGCTGGTCATACTACGCCTATCATTTTGCGTAACGGTGATTTTATTCCTGAAGCGAATCTTTTGATTAAAGAGAAAATGTCTCTTAATATTATTAAAGATTTTTCATATACTTCCAAATCTTTTGCTTTAGAGTCAGGTGACTTGTTAATCTTTTATAGTGATGGGATGATTGAGCAAAGTAATTCTGAAACTAATAAAAGCTTCGGAATTGATGGATTAAAAAATCTTATTCTGAAAAATCAAGATAAACCTTTAGACCAATTGTACCAAAGCTTAATTGCAGCTATTAAACAGTTTTCGAATAAAAAATTGCCGGAAGACGATATAACATTTGTAGGAATTCGTTTGAAATAG
- a CDS encoding thermonuclease family protein yields MAIESSGISANKYNTILSDISKIYEQSLEEGNEDWNKAVLSSNWKIGQRIIEVTQGKKARANYGEQVLKQLSKDLTRRYAKGFSERNLEYIRKFYQYYKSGKFHSELSWSDYVCLLLIENETARLSLEKKAIQKKLSSRDLLTLVKQELARTKGKSKSDNQAESTTNTLARPTLQLYTYRIVRKYKDDTTTSLPHLDLGFSILLEEKENLSKFKIGSIIESTKDNKTYSFKLNSNVKELFTYKAYLERVIDGDTLLVNIDLGFSVSIEQRLRLRGLDAPELSTKKGISSKKFVESCLKDCRFLILKTHGKDKYDRYLVDVFYLKNETDEETVIKEGLFLNNELLGGNHAVRM; encoded by the coding sequence ATGGCAATAGAATCTTCAGGCATTTCGGCAAACAAGTATAACACAATTCTAAGTGACATATCCAAAATCTATGAACAGTCACTCGAAGAGGGAAATGAAGACTGGAACAAAGCAGTGCTATCATCGAATTGGAAAATAGGACAACGAATTATCGAAGTCACACAAGGAAAAAAAGCGAGAGCCAATTACGGAGAGCAAGTTCTGAAACAACTATCAAAGGACTTAACTCGAAGATACGCGAAAGGATTCTCCGAAAGAAACCTTGAATATATAAGAAAATTCTACCAATACTACAAATCAGGTAAGTTTCATTCAGAACTATCTTGGAGTGATTACGTTTGCTTACTCCTCATTGAAAATGAAACTGCAAGACTTTCACTAGAGAAAAAAGCAATTCAAAAGAAACTATCAAGCCGCGATTTACTAACCCTAGTCAAACAAGAATTAGCCCGAACAAAGGGAAAATCAAAATCAGACAACCAAGCTGAATCAACAACAAATACACTCGCGCGACCAACTTTACAACTCTATACTTATAGGATTGTCAGAAAATACAAAGACGACACCACAACCAGTCTACCTCATCTCGATTTAGGTTTCTCCATCCTACTAGAAGAAAAAGAAAATCTTTCTAAATTTAAAATTGGTTCTATCATTGAATCTACAAAGGATAACAAGACTTACTCTTTCAAACTAAACTCTAATGTAAAAGAACTATTTACCTACAAAGCATATCTCGAACGAGTTATCGACGGAGACACTTTACTTGTAAATATAGACTTAGGCTTTTCAGTCTCCATTGAACAACGCTTGAGATTACGGGGATTAGACGCACCTGAGCTTTCTACTAAAAAGGGAATCTCTTCTAAGAAATTTGTAGAATCTTGTTTGAAGGATTGTAGGTTTTTAATTCTGAAAACGCACGGGAAAGATAAATATGATCGTTACCTCGTCGATGTGTTTTACTTGAAGAATGAAACAGATGAGGAGACTGTGATAAAGGAAGGATTGTTTTTAAACAATGAATTGCTGGGTGGAAATCATGCGGTGAGGATGTAA
- a CDS encoding SpoIIE family protein phosphatase gives MINSEIAIQKKSRFTAFEYLIGFLVILSILVMSVTAFTYSKNTDVILSLTEDLIDQINNRVIQKTTNYLFTAVDMTELSSKVAGEGKTSLIDNPSLNSVMINVLILHPQLTMFNIANERGDFLMQKRMADGTIGTKIIDRSGRKPKVTWKYRDQLGMVIKEENIQEDIDPRKYPWYIGAKEKQGLYWSDVYIFNTGKIPGITASAPVRGNNGKLMGIFGLDIPLIEISNFLEELGKEIEGKKSGKTAIAFIVNSKGDLVAYPDITQSMIKDGEDKFRSRKVSELELNPPIVQESYKYYSETKVGKFTFELEGKGYIASYRPFPDTFEKDWTIGLVVPEDDYIGAIKESNNLMLTVSVLISLSGLFVVVFLLRIKKRLDKNNILINTQKDQLEVKNSYIQKELDMGHQVQSFLIPPTELDLGWVQVSGICYNSLDLGGDFFRIYKKSEDSFSATLGDVSGKGVGSALITTAAVSLFNQAFAKNISVSDVIGEVNSNLSSMLEMKRRSKLKFFVTSAFFSIIRKKNKMEMQICNAGHLPIIIYRDNEFIQFHENSLALGIMKDSEYNAKSLELKVGDLLIIYSDGAIEQVNPNNEQFGIERLQSLISDNSQLPPKDLTEKIYSEVSKYANGEAQSDDLTLVVVKIQT, from the coding sequence TTGATAAATAGCGAAATAGCAATACAGAAAAAATCTCGATTCACAGCATTTGAATATCTTATCGGATTTCTTGTAATACTTTCTATTTTAGTAATGTCAGTAACAGCATTTACATACTCTAAAAACACCGATGTAATTCTTTCTCTTACGGAAGATTTAATTGACCAAATTAATAATCGTGTTATTCAAAAAACAACTAACTATCTCTTTACTGCCGTCGATATGACTGAACTTTCTTCTAAAGTAGCGGGAGAAGGTAAAACTTCTCTGATTGATAATCCAAGTCTAAATTCTGTTATGATTAACGTATTAATTCTTCATCCACAGCTTACCATGTTTAATATTGCAAATGAGCGTGGCGATTTTCTCATGCAAAAAAGAATGGCCGATGGTACAATTGGGACAAAGATAATTGATAGGTCAGGAAGAAAGCCCAAGGTAACATGGAAGTATAGGGACCAGTTAGGGATGGTTATCAAAGAAGAAAATATTCAAGAAGATATTGATCCAAGAAAATATCCTTGGTATATCGGAGCTAAAGAAAAACAAGGGCTCTATTGGAGTGATGTTTATATCTTTAATACAGGTAAAATTCCTGGAATCACTGCCTCAGCTCCGGTTCGGGGTAATAATGGAAAATTAATGGGAATTTTCGGATTAGATATTCCTCTTATTGAGATTTCTAATTTCTTAGAAGAATTGGGAAAAGAAATAGAAGGTAAGAAATCTGGGAAAACAGCAATTGCGTTCATTGTAAATAGCAAAGGCGACCTTGTGGCTTATCCAGATATTACTCAATCGATGATTAAAGATGGAGAAGATAAATTTCGTTCCAGAAAAGTTTCGGAGCTGGAATTAAATCCGCCTATCGTCCAAGAATCATACAAGTACTATTCCGAAACAAAAGTTGGAAAATTTACTTTTGAATTGGAAGGCAAAGGATACATTGCCTCTTACAGACCTTTCCCAGATACATTTGAAAAAGATTGGACGATTGGTCTCGTGGTTCCCGAAGACGATTATATTGGAGCAATCAAAGAAAGCAATAATTTAATGCTTACTGTATCTGTTTTGATTAGCCTTAGTGGTCTATTTGTAGTTGTATTTCTTTTACGAATAAAAAAGCGTTTAGATAAAAATAATATTTTAATCAACACACAGAAAGATCAATTAGAAGTAAAAAATTCTTATATTCAAAAAGAATTAGATATGGGTCATCAAGTTCAATCCTTTTTAATTCCACCGACAGAATTAGATTTGGGTTGGGTTCAAGTTTCAGGCATATGCTATAATTCACTAGACTTAGGTGGAGATTTTTTCAGAATCTATAAAAAGTCAGAAGATAGTTTTTCAGCTACTCTCGGTGATGTTTCAGGAAAAGGAGTGGGCAGCGCATTGATAACAACGGCGGCAGTCTCTTTATTCAACCAAGCATTTGCAAAAAATATTTCTGTTTCGGATGTTATTGGGGAAGTGAATTCAAATTTAAGCTCCATGTTAGAAATGAAACGACGTTCAAAACTAAAATTCTTTGTAACCTCTGCTTTTTTTTCCATAATTCGAAAAAAAAATAAAATGGAAATGCAAATTTGTAACGCAGGTCATCTTCCAATAATCATATACCGAGATAATGAGTTTATTCAATTTCATGAAAATAGTTTAGCTCTTGGAATAATGAAAGATTCTGAGTATAATGCAAAAAGTTTAGAATTGAAAGTTGGAGATTTGCTCATTATTTATTCCGATGGGGCAATCGAACAGGTCAACCCGAACAACGAACAGTTTGGTATTGAAAGATTACAGTCTCTAATCTCGGATAATTCTCAATTGCCACCCAAAGATTTGACTGAAAAGATATATAGCGAAGTTAGCAAATATGCTAACGGAGAAGCACAGAGCGATGATTTAACATTAGTGGTTGTGAAAATTCAGACTTGA